In Calothrix sp. PCC 6303, the sequence TCAAGAAAGAAAACAGATATCATTGTAATGACTGTTTTAATTCTTACAGTGTTACTGTGAATACCTTGTTTCACAAGACACATGTGGATTTATCTAAGTGGTTTACCGCTATTAGCTTAGTTCTCAAGTCTCAAAAAAATATTACTGTTCTTGAACTAGCTGCTAAAATTCAAGTCAATAAAAATACGGCATCTTACATGATTACCCGTATTAGTAAAGCAATGTCCTCAGAACCAGAGTTACTTCAGAAACTCTTAGATTGCAACATTTATTAACTTTGTTAAGAGTATTCGGGGGTAAATGAGCAACGGTACAGAAAATTACGCTAAGGCTGAAAGTCTTACAGGACAAGCGTTCTGCAAATCACTTTTTTTGCACCTCAACCATTATGTCCAGCACCAGGCTACTTGTGTCAATTAACCTATACTCTGTTTGGTACATCAAACGAGTACGGTATAGCAAGGGTTTCAGACTCTTAAATTTCAGAACCTTCAATTGGTACAGTTTTTCTTCCTGGTGATTAATTCCTTAACGTAACTTTCTGCACCACTGCTTATTTCACCCCTATTCCAACAAATAAATGATCCAAAATTTGTCATTGCGAGGAGGAACGACGAAGCAATCGCAAGAACTCGGAGATTACGTGATTGCTTCATTCCGCTTCGCTTCATACTCCGAAACGGAGAAGCAAGCTACGCAATGACAATGGGCATTTTATTACTTGGAGTACTCTAACTGCCTAATCTCGTCAAAACCACAAGCCTAACTCGACCCAATCAAATCTGGAGCAAGGATTTTACCTATCTCAACTTCCACGGGCATTGGTACTATTTAGCTACTGTCAAA encodes:
- a CDS encoding transposase codes for the protein MLQNKRQKQCLELLEKIRWGGVPKCPYCGSTNSTNIKKENRYHCNDCFNSYSVTVNTLFHKTHVDLSKWFTAISLVLKSQKNITVLELAAKIQVNKNTASYMITRISKAMSSEPELLQKLLDCNIY